Genomic segment of Pongo pygmaeus isolate AG05252 chromosome 1, NHGRI_mPonPyg2-v2.0_pri, whole genome shotgun sequence:
acaaaaattagctggatatggtggtgcacgcctgtaatcccagctacttgggaggctgaggcagaagaatcgcttgaacccgggcggtggagctttcagtgagctgagatcgcgccactgcactccagccagggtgacagactgagaatccatctcagaaaaaaaaaaaaaagaaaaagaaattgagatgcCAGTACTTCTTTGGTATGCTCTAGGAATTAAACCTCAGGCTTAGGGAAATGAGCATGTTAGAGCAGATATGATCACCCACATACCAACCATACCTCCTGGAGGCCTAGAGGGTATTCCCTTCACCAAgccattaataaattaataaatatgaaaaattaatcaTTTAATAAATGCCTGGGTTGGGAGCTTCAGTATCCTTTTAAAGCTCTGTGTTGGCTGTATTCTGTAGGTCAGTGATGATGGTCGGAAATGTTGCCATGAAATTAGGAATTCCTGATTGCAATGGAATAATAGAATCCTGGTGTGTAGAAGGCCAGGTGGCAGCATTTAATCATCAGAGACAGGATAGATGCAATTACCACATTAAGCTGCAGAGAGAAAATGTTAATCAAGTACTTTAACCCAAGAGATCTGTGGCAATAATTAACAATTACAGTGTTCCTGGAAATGAAACAGGTGGGCAGCCCATCAAAGTTTTGCTTTAGAAAAATTCTAGGTCTTCCCTTCTTGCCTCCCAGTTATCTTGGCAGCTGCTTTTGTTTGGGGGCCATCCCACACCTAATGCAGGAAGATGGTGGCTGCAAAGAAGATTAAAAAGTTAGTGGAATGGATCAACTCTAGGCTTCTACTTgttataaaaaatggaaagtacaTACTGGGGTACAAGCAGATTCTAAAGATGATCAGGCAAGGCAACGCAAAATTGGCTATCCACACTGAAAACTGCGCAGCTTTGAGGAAATCCAAAATAGAGTACTATACCATGTTGACCAAAACTGGTGTCCATCACTacagtgaaaataattttgaattgggCATAGCATGTGGGAAATACTGCAGAGTATGCACGCTGTCTATCATTGATCCAGACGATTCTGATATCATTAGAAGCGTGCCAGAACAGACAGGCCGCCATCTTGGCCATTCAGGCTTCTCAGCGAGTCC
This window contains:
- the LOC129037806 gene encoding large ribosomal subunit protein eL30-like; protein product: MVAAKKIKKLVEWINSRLLLVIKNGKYILGYKQILKMIRQGNAKLAIHTENCAALRKSKIEYYTMLTKTGVHHYSENNFELGIACGKYCRVCTLSIIDPDDSDIIRSVPEQTGRHLGHSGFSASPACGPWRAQIDQGLKGTPDGSDRSHPAPMQPAKPVSLPPCPTNSTEFISRAPDGGKREPQRVQDDFTVQILQQIAKLNFQLYHSFDE